A segment of the Gemmatimonadaceae bacterium genome:
CCGGCTGCGCGCGAGGCGATCGGAGTGAGCAACAATCCGGACGGCGCGGCCTGCTATGCGGCGACCATTCGCAGCTTTGCGACCGTGGAGATGCCGGCAGACAGTGTCCACGAGATGGGCCTGCGGCAGATGGCGCTGATCGAAGGCGAGATGCGCGAGATCGCCGCGCGCAGCTTCAATGGCGAGGCCTTGGAGACGTTGTTGCCGAAGCTGCAGACGGATCGCCGCTACACCTACCGCACGTCGCAGGAGGTCATCGACACCTCCCAGGCCGTGATCGGCCGCGCGAAGGCCGTGATGGGCGAATGGTTCGGCCGCCTGCCCAAGGCCGACATGATCATCCAGCCCTATCCCGAGTTCCGCCAGCGCGCGGGTGCGCCGGGTCAGTACCAGCCGGCGCCGGAGGACGGCTCGCGCCCGGCCATCTTCCTGATCAATCCGTCCAACCCCACGCGGCGTCCGCGCGCCGACACGGAGACAACGGCGCTGCACGAGGGCATTCCGGGCCACCATCTTCAGGTGGCGATCGCCAACGAGCTCGAGGGCGTGCATCCGCTGGTGAAGTACTCGTGGTCCTCGGGCTTCGGCGAAGGCTGGGCGCTCTACGCCGAGCAGCTTGGCGACGAGATGGGTGTGTACTCCGGCGACCTCGCGCGCCTCGGCACGCTGGGCTCCCAGGCCTTCCGGGCGGCGCGCATGGTTGTGGACGCGGGCATGCACATGAAGGGCTGGACGCGTGAGCGGGCGCGGGCCTACCTCGCGTCGCGGACGTTCCTTACCGAGCACGAGTTGGACGGCGAGATCGACCGCTACATCTCGTGGCCCGGCCAGGCGCCATCGTACATGATCGGACGGACGGAGATCCTGCGGCTGCGCGAGGATGCACGGACGCGCATGGGTGAGCGCTTTGATATCCGCCAGTTCCACGATCGTGTGCTGGAGAACGGGACGGTGCCGCTCTGGGCCTTGGGAGAGGTGGTGTCGGGCTGGGCGAAGTAGCCTTGGCGCGCGCCACCCACGCGCGTTAGGGCGCGCTGCTGTTCCAGATGTTCGCGCGGATCTTGAACGCGCCGTCCTCGCGGGCCCAGACGTTCAGGTACTTGCCGCGCTCGACCGTGCTGTCGGAGCCGTAGACCACCTCGTAGTTGCCCTGGTCCACCACTAGATCCTCGCCGCCGTAGCAGCTGGTCTGCGACTCCGTGAATGCGTGGATGCCAGCGGCGAGGTAGTCCACCGTAAGCTGGTGCAACGCCTCCGGCCCCACAGTTGGCGGCGCGCCCGGTGGGAACGACTGCGCGTCGCGCGTGAACATCGCGTCGATGGTCGGGACATCGCCTCGCACGTGCGCGCGGGTGAACACCGCGTTGGCGCTGTCGATTGCGGCGCAGGTGGCCGCGAGGTCAAAGGAAGCGCGGCGTGCGTCTCCGCAGGCAATCGCCGCGCCGACGCCAACTGCGATGAGCGCGAACCTGGCGACAGAACGGATGGCTGCTGGGGCCTTCATCGGATGGTCAGACGGTTGGACGGTTGGACGGTTGGACGGTCGGATGGCCGGACGAACCGGCGGTCCGACGGGCGGACGGGCGGACGGGCGGACGAGAAGAAACGATGTCGAGCGAAATTGTAGTCTCGTAGTCAGTGTGCAAAAGAGCGGGCTGGCGAGCCGATATATCCTCCCAATCGCGCTTTCGGCAAACATGAATCCGGATTCATCTTTCGCGAAACTGAGAAAAGTGGAAGTCCGCGCGGCTTCCGCTCGGTCGAATGGGCTGCGGGCTGTGGGTTGCGGGTTGCGGTCGCGGGGTAGCGGCTGCGGGTAGCGGGTGCGCGGTGGCGGGCGTGCGGTCTCGCCGATCGATACGCCTCTCCGTTCGCCGCCCGCCGTCACCGGCCACCGTCATCCGGCCCTGCCGCTCAGACCGGCGTCGGCGTCGGCATCCGCGGAAACGCCAGCGCCCGATCCACCTCACGGTGCGCGGCAATCAGCCGCTCCACCTGCTCCGAGACGTCTTCGGCGATTCCCAGGTGCGTGGTGAGGTGCTGGACTGACAGCGACCCGGCGTGCAGCCGCAGCAGCTTCAATCGAATCGCCTCCAGCGCGCCAATCGCCTCGCCAAGCTTGGCGTGCAGTTCGTCGCGCGCCTCGCGGACGTCCGTGTACTCCTCGCCGGCCGCGGCCTCACCGGCCGCCGTGAGCGCGTCCGCGAGTTCGTCGTGGCGCAGCCGCAGGGCCTGGGCGTCCTCCTGGAGGCGCTTGAGGATCGCGGGCAACTCGGCCAGGTCCTGCCGTGCAGGCTTCGGCAGCGACTCGTACAACTGCTCGGCGGCCATCCCCAACGAGAGCTCCGTGGCACGGTGCGTGACGGCGGAGAGCGGCGTCTCCTTGCCCAGCGTACGACGCGCAACGGCGAACAGGAAACGCCCAAAGCGCCCCGTCCAGCGATTCGCCCAGAACTCCGTGTCCACGTCTCGTCGGCCGCCCGCCATCGCAAATTCGGTCAGCTTGGCCAGCATCGCGGTACCCGCGGCGAGGATCGGCGTCACGCCCACGGCGTTGATCCACGCGAAGCCCAGGCGCGGACCGAGCAGCATCGGCGCGAGGATCCAACTGGCAACACCAACCGCGAACACGCCTCCGGCCACGCGCGCAGTCGTTGGGAGCAAGCGCTCGAAGACGCCCGGTGGCTTTGACCTGCCCGTGGCGGCCAACTCTTCCCGTGCCCGCTCGGCCTCCGACTCGAAGGCCGGCCGCAGGTCCTGGTGCGCGAAGCCCTGTCGCAGCAATCGCCGCGCCTGCATCACGAGGTAGGCCGTCGGCGTGACGATGCCGGCCAGCGCGAGCGTCCCGAAGCCGGCGACCGAACCGAGGGCGGCCGACACCACCACCGCAATCGGCGCGACCAGGAAGGCGCCCACCAGCGTGCCGCCACCGTCCAGTCGCCCGGTGCGCTTCACGAAGGCGCGCAGGGCCGCCGGCACCTCCCGCCGGTGCTCCAGCGCCACGCCGAGCTGCTCAGCCAAGGCCTGCGCGCTCTCGGGTCGCTGCTGCCGCTCCTTCTGCAGGCAGCGGTCCACCAAGGCCGAGAGCCTACGCGGCACGCCGACCCCGAGTGAGGTCAACGGCGGCGCGGGCTCGGTCACCTGCTTCGCCAACACCTCGGTAGGCGTCGTCCCCTCAAACGGGAACCGACCGGAGAACGCGAAGAAGGCCGTGGCGCCGAGTCCGTAGAGATCGCTGCGCGCGTCAAGCGACTCGCCCATCGCCTGTTCGGGGCTCATGAACTCCGGCGTGCCGACGATGCCTTCGTCGGGTGCATCATCAAACGCGGCCGCGATACCGAAGTCCGCGACCAGCACGCGGCCCGTGGCATTCTCCAGCAGGATGTTGTCCGGCTTCACATCGCGATGCACGAGCCCCTGCGCGTGCGCATAGGCCAGCGCCCAGGCGGCTTCGCGCCAGACGCGCGCGCCTTCCGTCGCCGGCAGCGGCCCGCGCGTGCGGACGCGCTCGGCCAGCGTCACGCCGTCCACAAACGCCATCACGAAGTAGACGAAGTCCGCCGCCTCGCCAACCGCGTGGATGGGGATGATGTTCGGGTGCGACAGCTTGGCGGCGAGCCGCGCCTCGCGCAGGAAGCGCTCGCGCAGGCCGGGCACGGCGCTGCGCTCGGGCGGCAGCAGCTTGATGGCCACCAAGCGATCGAGGTGTACCTCGCGGGCGAGGTATACCACACCCATTCCGCCGCGGCCGAGCTCGCGGTCGAGCGAGTACTGGCCGGCCAGCGCTTCCTGGACGTCGAGGAACAGCGGGTCGATGGGGCCGACAGGGCTGCGCGCCATCCCATAAGTATGCCACGCCGTGGCCGCGCGGCCAGAGGGTCGCGGGCTGCGAGACCGCCTCTCCTTGACTGTCTAGGAGAGGCCGACTACCCTTCTCCTATCCGCCATAGGAGACGCCATGCCCCCGTCCGCCGAACTGCTCGCTGGAAACCTCGACCTGGTCATCCTCAAGGCCATCTCCCTCGGCGACGTCCACGGCTATGGCGTGCTGCTGCGCATCGAACAGATCTCCGGCGGCGCGATCAATGTGCAGCAGGGCGCGCTCTACCCCGCCCTCTACCGGCTGGAGCGCCAGGGCTTGATCAGCGCCAAGTGGGGCACGTCGTCGAACAACCGCAAGGCGCGCTTCTATCGCCTGACGGCCCTGGGCCAGCGGCGATTCAAGCAGGAACTCGACGGCTGGCAGCGGCTGGTGGACGCCATCGGGCGGTCGTTGAGCGCCACGCCGCAGTCGGTCTGAGATGCTCGGCCTTCCGGAGTGGCTGTCGCCGACCGCTGTCGTGGCGAAGCTTCGCGCGCTCTACCGCGGGCTTCGTCAGCGCGAGAGCCTTGAGTCGGAGATGGAAGCTGAGTTCGCGCACCACATCGCGGCGCGCACGGCGGACCTTGAGGCAGAGGGCCTGAGTCCCGCCGAGGCAGCGGCCCGTGCGCGTAGCGAGTTCGGCCACGCCAATACGCATCGCGCCGACGCGCGCGAGGCGATGGGACTGTCGTCCATCGCCGAGATCCGCTTCTCGTGGTTGGACCTCAAGATGGCGGTTCGCCTGCTGCGCAAGTATCCGATGCTCAATCTGGCGGCGGTGTTCGCGCTGGCGGTGGGCATCCCGGTCGGCGTGGCGCCCTCGCACGTGGCCCGCGCACTCAGCGCGCCGCTGCCGGGCGATACGGACAATCGCATTCGCGCCGTGCGGCTCTGGGATCCCTTGTCCTCGAGCGTTGCGCCGAGTTGGGAGGAGCAGTTCGAGCACTGGTCCACCTCGTTGCGGTCTTTCTCGACGATGGCGGCCTTCCAGGCGACTGTCGTCAACGTCGGGCCGGTCGATGGACGCGCCACCCCCTTCGCGGGCGCACGCGTGAGCCCCATCGTGTTCCAGATGCTCGGGGCGCGCACGATGCACGGCCGCCTGTTCGACAGCGGCGACTTCGCGCCCGACGCGCCCGACGTCGTCGTGATCGGTGATGACGTCTGGGCTTCCCAGTTTGGCCGCGACCCGGGAATCCTTGGTCGCAGCATCCGCGTGGGTGCCGCGGTGCATCAAGTGGTGGGCGTCATGCCGGCTGGCTTTGCGTTCCCGTCATCGCAGTCACTGTGGCTTCCCTTGCGTGGGGCCGGAGCCGGTGACCTCCGCAGTCGCCTGCAGATCATCGGCCGCCTCGCTGAGGGCGTTACCGCGGAGCGCGCTCAGCTGGAACTCGACGCCCTCGGGCCCGCGCCGCAGCGTGTCGCCGAGGACCTGGACGAGACGCGCACACGGGAACGCCTGCGAGCAGAGGTCGTGCCCTTTGGCCTGCTCTACCTCGGACTCCCGGCCGGCGGCCTCAAGGCCCTGCCCGAGTATCGCTTCGTGCAGCTCATCATGGTGACGCTGCTGCTTGTGGCCTGCGGCAACGTGGCGATGCTCGTCTTCGCGCGCACGGCGACGCGGCTCCGGGAGTTGGCGATTCGCACGGCACTCGGGGCCAGCCGCGTGCGCATCGTGTCCCAGGTCTTTGTTGAAACGCTGGTGCTCGCCGTGGCGGGCGCGGGCGTCGGATTGCTCGCCGTGCAGTGGACGCTCAGTCACGTGAACCTCGCGGCGATCGCGGGGGAGAACGCCCTGCCCTATTGGCTGTCGCTCGACCTCACGCGCACGACCGTGCTGAGCGCGCTCGCCTTCGCGGTCGTCAGCGCGACGCTGGCAGGCGTACTGCCGGCCATCACGATCACTGGCCGCGCGATTGCGGCGCACATCGGCGGCGTGGCGCGTCTGCGCTTTGGCAAGCTGATCGGCGGCCTCATCGTCGCGGACATCGCCGTGTCCATCGCCGCCGTTGGGATGGCCTTTGCCGTGTCCGGCCACGCGCTGGATCTGCGCGGTGCGGATCTGGCCAGCGGAGTCCCTGCCAGTGAGTACCTCGCGGTGGAGCTGCGATTGCCGCCGGAGGGCGCGCGCACGCAGCGCGCCTTCATCGCGGCGCTGGCGGCCGAGCCCGGCGTGCGCGCCGTGACCAGCGGCGACGCGCTGCCGCGGATGGAGCACGCCTCGCGCCCGTTCGAACTCGACGCCCGCGATGCCGACGCCGACGGTCGCCGCCGCTGGACACGCGTCGCGCGCGTGGACGTCGACTACTTCACGGCGCTCGAGAGTCCGGTCCTTCGAGGGCGCGGCTTTGCCACCATGGACGCCGATGGCAGCTCACGAGTGGCCATCGTCAATACGGCATTCGTGGACCGTGAGCTCGGCGGCGGCGACGCGCTCGGACGTCGCGTGCGCTTCCCACTGCGCGCCGGGCTGGGGGATGCCGATTGGTACGACATCATCGGCGTGGTCGGACACCTTGGCGTGAACGTGCTCAGTCCCGACCACGGGGCGGCGGTCTACCTGCCGGCGGACGTAGGGACCACCAATCCCCTGCAGGTCGCCATCCACGCGGCCGTGCCGCCGCTCGGTCTCGTGCCGCGCGTGCGTGAGATCGCGGCGAGCACGGACCCCGACCTCATCGTGGGACGAGTCGCTGTACTCAGCGACCTGCGCCAGGGCGACTGGTACCTCGTGATGGGAGTCGCGCTCGGTCTTGTGCTGCTCGCGGCCGTGCTCGTTGCATTGGCTACGTCAGGGCTCTACGCCATGCTCTCGCTGGCCGTCACCGAGCGCACGCGAGAGATCGGCATCCGCGCCGCGCTCGGCGCCACGCGACGGAGCCTGCTCCTGACGATCCTGCGGCGTCCGCTCACGCAGATGGGGATCGGGGCGCTCATCGGCCTGCCCTTGGCCGCGCGGTTCGTCTTCGAACTCAACGCGAGCGATGGCAACGGGTCCGTGCTGCGCTCGTTGGCGCTGGCGCTGGGGCTGGCTGGGACGCTGGTTGCGCTGGTGGCCGTGGTGTCCTGTTTGACGCCGATGCGCCGGATCCTAGCGATCGAGGCAAGCGAGGCGATGCGGGCGGACGGCTAGGGGGTGCGCGTTACGGTGGTCATGGGACCACACCATCGCCTGCATCAACGACGCATGCCAGTTCCTGGCTCCACGCGTGCGAGCCTCGCCAAGTACCACCCGTCCTCATCCTGGCGCACCGATGCAATCACCCAGGGCTCGACCACAAGTGCGTACCAGTCTTCAAGGATCCGTTCGGCAACCACCCGTGCTGTGTTCGGGTCAACCACAATGAGCACGCTGCCCCACACCTTGCCGCGCTCAACAATGGGGAACGTGGTGCCGCCGCCCTCGAGGGCCGGGCGCTCGGGTCCGAGGCCTTCCTGCCAGTTCGTCCTCGGCACCTCGAGAAGGATCCACAGCAGACCTGACGAGTCCGCCCAGAATCCTCGAGTCGTGGGTGACGGCGCTCGATCCGGCAACGCTCGCTGATAGGTCTCGTAGGGCGCAAAGTGAGGCGTCTCAATGAGGATTCGCCGTCGAAGGCTGCCAGGGCCCACCCAATCGTGTACCTCGAGCCTGTAGAGTTCCGGCATACTCAAGAACCCGCCCTCGGCACCCGGAACCACCAGGTATCGCGTTCGCTGCTGCCGCGTGATGCTGTCCCCGAACGCCAGCAGTCGACGGCCGTCGCGGGCGAAGTGGTACAACTCAGACGTGCCGTGAAACGGATCCTTGCTGATGACGAAGGTCCCGTCCTTCAGTTCGACGAGATTGAACGGGCTCTCCATCCAGGCCACCGTACGCAACGGGTTGAGATCCCGATCGAGCACCGCCAAGCGCGACGTGTCAAAGATGAGGACCGTGTCGCCGCTGACGTGCACGATGTCTGGGCTCCGATACTCCCCGGGCCCGTCCCCTTTGCGTCAGGCCACCAATGCGAAGGCCCGCACGAGCCCCCAGATGCGCCGCGGCAAGCTCCCGCACCGCATCTTCAACGAGAGGTCCGGAAGCTGCGAGGACGGCATCACGTTCACTTCTTCTTCGCCGCCGCCTTCTTCGCCAGCGCCGGCCCGGGCAGGATTGTCTCACCCCGCGCCAGCATCGCCACCAAGTCGGCGATCTTCTTCTTCCGCCCCGCGTCCGTCTTCATGTTGTTCACGCGGAACGTCAGCGCAAAAAGATTGCCTTTCCGCAGCGTGCCGAACTTGGCGCGAGCTCGCGCATTCTTCCCAATCGCCGCACGCAGGTCCGCCGGCACTGTTGCGTGCGACGCCGCGCGGATCGGCGCATAAGCCGCCGCCCAGCGCCCATCGGCTTCCGCCGCCGCCACGTGCCGCTCCCCGTGCTCCGTCATGCGCTTCGCCGCACGCAGTCGAGCCACGTGCCCCTGATTCACCTGACTCCAGATGCTCTTCGCCTTCCGCGGCGTGAAGCGCTGCACGAACGATTCCTCATCGTGCCCTTTGCGGAGCCCGTCGATCCAGCCCCAGCACAAGGCGACGTCTAGCGCCTCCTGGTACGTCACCGTCGGCTTGCCCGTGGCCTTCTTGTAGATCCTCAGCCAGAGCTCGGTCACGCGGTTGTGGTTCCTCGAGAGCCACAACTCAAACGCCGCCTCCGACCGGAAGCCGCGGATGTTCTTGGGGTTGGGGACGACTGGCGGCACGGCGGCTCCTTGAATCGAGCCACAAGTTTGCCCCACTTGGACACACCGGAGCAAGCCTGCTTTCCACGCAATTTCCGGGTCGCGCCCGCGGCCGTAAGGGAACTACGGGCAGGGCCGTGACGTCCGGCACTGTCGCTGCGTGACGCAGCGACCTTGCGGCCCCTGATACCGCCCCGTAGCGTGGTGGCGCGTCGGTTCGCCACCCCAACCCCAGGTGCCCTCTCGTGCCGGTCTCGCGTCTGTGCCCCCTCGCATTCTCGCGTGGCGCAGTGGCTGGCGCCTTCCTGTTCGTCGCCTGTAAGGACAATACGGGTCTCCGTCGCCCGCCGATCGATCAAGTGGTGCCGGGCCAGACCGTCGAGACGGTCGTCGGAAGCGCGGGCGGTACGGTCTCGCTGCTGACCACCGAAGGCGCACGCTTCGACCTCGACCTTCCCAATGCCGCGCTTGGGGAGAACACCACGATCCGGCTCAGCACCGTCGCCACGACCGGTGACCAGATCTTCCATCTTCGGCTCGCCCCGGCGGGACTGTTGCTGGCCGATGGCCGCGAGGCCGTGCTGACCGTCGCCGTTCCCGGGTCCAGTGGATTCCCCGCAACGGGCGCTGTGCTCTACGATGGCGTGCCGCTGGCTCTCGAACGGCTCGGCGACGGTCGCGTCCGACTCCGGCTGACGGCGTTCGCGGACGAGCCGCCACCAGGGCTTCGCGACGGCGGTGGGCCGGCAGTGCTCGACGCCCAGCAGGCCGCGAGCACAGCGCCGCTGTGCAACGGCGGTCCCTCGAGCGGCACCTTCGCCTCCG
Coding sequences within it:
- a CDS encoding PadR family transcriptional regulator, which encodes MPPSAELLAGNLDLVILKAISLGDVHGYGVLLRIEQISGGAINVQQGALYPALYRLERQGLISAKWGTSSNNRKARFYRLTALGQRRFKQELDGWQRLVDAIGRSLSATPQSV
- a CDS encoding serine/threonine protein kinase, producing the protein MARSPVGPIDPLFLDVQEALAGQYSLDRELGRGGMGVVYLAREVHLDRLVAIKLLPPERSAVPGLRERFLREARLAAKLSHPNIIPIHAVGEAADFVYFVMAFVDGVTLAERVRTRGPLPATEGARVWREAAWALAYAHAQGLVHRDVKPDNILLENATGRVLVADFGIAAAFDDAPDEGIVGTPEFMSPEQAMGESLDARSDLYGLGATAFFAFSGRFPFEGTTPTEVLAKQVTEPAPPLTSLGVGVPRRLSALVDRCLQKERQQRPESAQALAEQLGVALEHRREVPAALRAFVKRTGRLDGGGTLVGAFLVAPIAVVVSAALGSVAGFGTLALAGIVTPTAYLVMQARRLLRQGFAHQDLRPAFESEAERAREELAATGRSKPPGVFERLLPTTARVAGGVFAVGVASWILAPMLLGPRLGFAWINAVGVTPILAAGTAMLAKLTEFAMAGGRRDVDTEFWANRWTGRFGRFLFAVARRTLGKETPLSAVTHRATELSLGMAAEQLYESLPKPARQDLAELPAILKRLQEDAQALRLRHDELADALTAAGEAAAGEEYTDVREARDELHAKLGEAIGALEAIRLKLLRLHAGSLSVQHLTTHLGIAEDVSEQVERLIAAHREVDRALAFPRMPTPTPV
- a CDS encoding DUF885 domain-containing protein; the protein is MRGSLLRRRQLLGAGLLAASAAFGCARGNDPDAVAAEITRLADSVYATMLELNPEFGTQSGIAGATHDGIASNAPEVLRANEARWDLLREAVHGVTPDAVMGRPEWALYAVMRNQLDAELAMRVCREELWTVASYVNGWQARFTDLALIQPVGSDSLRAQALARARAIPLWLDQEVLNLREGLRLGYSSPKVIVRNVLRQLDDLIATPTRQSPFFSPAQRDSDAAFGNELATIIADGIVPAMRRYRTFLEREYLPAAREAIGVSNNPDGAACYAATIRSFATVEMPADSVHEMGLRQMALIEGEMREIAARSFNGEALETLLPKLQTDRRYTYRTSQEVIDTSQAVIGRAKAVMGEWFGRLPKADMIIQPYPEFRQRAGAPGQYQPAPEDGSRPAIFLINPSNPTRRPRADTETTALHEGIPGHHLQVAIANELEGVHPLVKYSWSSGFGEGWALYAEQLGDEMGVYSGDLARLGTLGSQAFRAARMVVDAGMHMKGWTRERARAYLASRTFLTEHELDGEIDRYISWPGQAPSYMIGRTEILRLREDARTRMGERFDIRQFHDRVLENGTVPLWALGEVVSGWAK
- a CDS encoding nuclear transport factor 2 family protein — its product is MKAPAAIRSVARFALIAVGVGAAIACGDARRASFDLAATCAAIDSANAVFTRAHVRGDVPTIDAMFTRDAQSFPPGAPPTVGPEALHQLTVDYLAAGIHAFTESQTSCYGGEDLVVDQGNYEVVYGSDSTVERGKYLNVWAREDGAFKIRANIWNSSAP
- a CDS encoding YdeI/OmpD-associated family protein, encoding MPPVVPNPKNIRGFRSEAAFELWLSRNHNRVTELWLRIYKKATGKPTVTYQEALDVALCWGWIDGLRKGHDEESFVQRFTPRKAKSIWSQVNQGHVARLRAAKRMTEHGERHVAAAEADGRWAAAYAPIRAASHATVPADLRAAIGKNARARAKFGTLRKGNLFALTFRVNNMKTDAGRKKKIADLVAMLARGETILPGPALAKKAAAKKK
- a CDS encoding ABC transporter permease, which gives rise to MLGLPEWLSPTAVVAKLRALYRGLRQRESLESEMEAEFAHHIAARTADLEAEGLSPAEAAARARSEFGHANTHRADAREAMGLSSIAEIRFSWLDLKMAVRLLRKYPMLNLAAVFALAVGIPVGVAPSHVARALSAPLPGDTDNRIRAVRLWDPLSSSVAPSWEEQFEHWSTSLRSFSTMAAFQATVVNVGPVDGRATPFAGARVSPIVFQMLGARTMHGRLFDSGDFAPDAPDVVVIGDDVWASQFGRDPGILGRSIRVGAAVHQVVGVMPAGFAFPSSQSLWLPLRGAGAGDLRSRLQIIGRLAEGVTAERAQLELDALGPAPQRVAEDLDETRTRERLRAEVVPFGLLYLGLPAGGLKALPEYRFVQLIMVTLLLVACGNVAMLVFARTATRLRELAIRTALGASRVRIVSQVFVETLVLAVAGAGVGLLAVQWTLSHVNLAAIAGENALPYWLSLDLTRTTVLSALAFAVVSATLAGVLPAITITGRAIAAHIGGVARLRFGKLIGGLIVADIAVSIAAVGMAFAVSGHALDLRGADLASGVPASEYLAVELRLPPEGARTQRAFIAALAAEPGVRAVTSGDALPRMEHASRPFELDARDADADGRRRWTRVARVDVDYFTALESPVLRGRGFATMDADGSSRVAIVNTAFVDRELGGGDALGRRVRFPLRAGLGDADWYDIIGVVGHLGVNVLSPDHGAAVYLPADVGTTNPLQVAIHAAVPPLGLVPRVREIAASTDPDLIVGRVAVLSDLRQGDWYLVMGVALGLVLLAAVLVALATSGLYAMLSLAVTERTREIGIRAALGATRRSLLLTILRRPLTQMGIGALIGLPLAARFVFELNASDGNGSVLRSLALALGLAGTLVALVAVVSCLTPMRRILAIEASEAMRADG